From one Amphiura filiformis chromosome 13, Afil_fr2py, whole genome shotgun sequence genomic stretch:
- the LOC140167588 gene encoding uncharacterized protein — protein MATTKRTRVKAPTLNPSSESVLATNINDVSTLKPHGRVCTERGGTRKENLLKCKQSMFVSTLNTRTLRSMYLQEELCGLAKHHNQYIIGLQEHKIVHPDEPIRHHDLFDGYQLVSSSAWRNRAGIAVGGVGILMSAKAKKTLLSCICITPRIICATFGGSPKTTIIVTYCPTNVSDEKESEEHYMVLDKSIKQVPAHNFLMVMGDFNARVVTAKVRLSLRSNGKTPPRKIRYNWKVLAQDTQLQDLYAVKVRNRFSALQHESEDDEDATSTYQCFIQNRECRNEVHEAYVKDTHECTSVSRSKLQARKNHLKETYDKINQEILEQKITQVEKADQNCQHKAAWDLINEISGRRTAKKGQIKGDTESERLHSWFSHFQQLLGNPPVITNEDEPIEQVHREFDMRTDAFDQEEYEAAKKVINEGKSAGDDDITPEVLKRCNLDDIILSFCNEALLQGRKPEQWSILNLIPIPKSGDLREGRNYRGICLSSIVAKTYNRLLLNRIRPFLDPVLRMNQNGFRPGRSTVSQILALRRIIEEINNNNLQAALAPITDRNCTTKKCFAYKFINQQINGLLTGNMDINLL, from the exons ATGGCTACAACTAAACGCACTAGGGTTAAAGCCCCTACCTTAAATCCAAGTTCTGAATCTGTATTAGCTACTAATATTAATGATGTGAGCACCTTAAAGCCTCACGGACGGGTGTGCACGGAGAGAGGAggaacaaggaaagaaaatctactAAAATGCAAGCAATCAATGTTTGTATCAACCTTAAATACAAGAACACTAAGAAGTATGTACCTTCAAGAGGAACTATGTGGCTTAGCTAAGCATCACAACCAATATATCATTGGATTACAGGAGCATAAAATAGTCCACCCTGATGAACCAATCAGACATCATGACCTCTTTGATGGATATCAACTAGTATCATCATCAGCATGGAGGAATAGAGCAGGCATAGCGGTTGGAGGTGTTGGGATTCTAATGAGTGCCAAGGCAAAGAAGACCCTTCTCTCCTGCATATGCATAACACCAAGGATAATATGTGCTACCTTTGGAGGAAGTCCCAAGACCACCATCATTGTCACATATTGCCCAACTAATGTGTCTGATGAGAAAGAGTCAGAAGAGCACTATATGGTACTGGACAAGTCCATCAAACAAGTTCCAGCTCACAACTTTCTTATGGTAATGGGCGACTTCAATGCAAGAGTTGTTACAGCAAAAGTACGTCTCAGCTTGAGATCGAATGGCAAGACACCACCACGGAAGATCAGGTACAACTGGAAAGTTTTGGCACAAGACACACAACTACAAGACCTGTATGCTGTTAAAGTACGGAATAGATTCAGTGCTCTGCAACATGAAAGTGAGGACGATGAAGATGCTACATCCACATATCAATGTTTCATACAG AACAGAGAGTGCCGGAATGAAGTGCATGAAGCATATGTGAAGGATACCCACGAATGCACTAGTGTATCAAGATCCAAACTACAAGCAAGGAAGAATCACCTAAAAGAGACATATGACAAAATTAATCAAGAAATCCTGGAACAAAAGATCACCCAGGTAGAGAAAGCAGATCAGAATTGCCAGCACAAAGCTGCATGGGATCTGATAAATGAGATCAGTGGAAGGAGAACTGCCAAAAAGGGTCAGATCAAAGGGGACACAGAGAGTGAGAGACTGCATTCTTGGTTTTCCCATTTCCAGCAGCTACTTGGGAATCCACCAGTCATTACTAATGAGGATGAGCCGATAGAGCAGGTGCATCGGGAATTTGACATGCGAACAGATGCTTTCGATCAGGAAGAGTACGAGGCAGCAAAGAAGGTCATCAATGAAGGAAAAAGTGCAGGTGATGATGATATAACACCAGAAGTTTTAAAGAGATGCAACCTCGATGACATCATACTCTCTTTCTGTAATGAGGCATTACTGCAGGGTAGGAAACCCGAGCAGTGGTCAATTCTTAACCTCATCCCAATTCCAAAAAGCGGTGATCTCAGAGAGGGAAGGAATTATAGAGGCATCTGTTTATCATCTATAGTGGCAAAGACCTACAACAGACTACTACTCAACAGAATTCGTCCCTTCCTGGATCCTGTTCTACGAATGAACCAAAATGGCTTCCGCCCTGGAAGGTCGACAGTGTCACAAATTCTGGCCTTGAGAAgaattattgaagagataaacaacaacaatctCCAAGCAGCACTG GCACCAATAACAGACCGTAATTGTACGACAAAGAAATGCTTTGCATACAAA TTCATTAACCAACAAATCAACGGCCTTCTTACTGGCAACATGGATATAAACCTCCTCTAA